From Gemmatimonadaceae bacterium, the proteins below share one genomic window:
- a CDS encoding TolC family protein — translation MPLRHLLRLLACALALPAAGAAARPLAAQDSLRLALPDVVRQVLRSSDETRIADALVELADAQVTAARAAGLPQLRLNSTYTQVLKNARAEIVGQLFGQNYVYNSNLQLQQSLFQGGRILAAAQAASRVERAALATRDETRAQLAVLVQRVYLNALFSARLVDIQRGNLTIADERVTQVEQLERSGRASRYDVLRARVERANLEPLLRQAESDRAVADLELRRLLDLPADQPIALATELDAETVRSLAAAAVANDRVPGTRPAVAAAEYTVSARRASIRAARADLLPTFNASVSFGYLALPSANGFPTVFGDRASSYCPAGSDPTRICQNNGWFPDRNIGFQFSWPLFDGLRAKGQIDLAQAQTKTAEAQLKQARENAAIDVARARAELERARSVAAARETTVREAEEAFALARLRAERGVGTQLEVSDAQLALLTARSTDARALIDLFLAVADLARVRAEPIPLPDGASITLRESR, via the coding sequence ATGCCCCTTCGCCATCTTCTTCGCCTGCTGGCCTGTGCGCTGGCCCTGCCCGCGGCCGGCGCCGCCGCGCGTCCGCTGGCCGCCCAAGACAGCCTGCGCCTGGCCTTGCCGGATGTTGTGCGCCAAGTGCTGCGGAGCTCGGACGAGACCCGCATCGCCGATGCCTTGGTCGAGCTGGCCGATGCGCAGGTCACGGCCGCGCGCGCCGCGGGCCTTCCCCAGCTGCGGCTCAACTCCACGTACACGCAGGTGCTCAAGAACGCGCGCGCCGAGATCGTCGGCCAGCTGTTCGGGCAGAACTACGTCTACAACTCCAACCTGCAGCTGCAGCAGTCGCTGTTTCAGGGCGGCCGCATCCTGGCAGCCGCACAGGCGGCCTCGCGCGTGGAGCGCGCGGCCTTGGCCACGCGCGACGAGACGCGGGCCCAGCTCGCCGTGCTCGTCCAGCGCGTCTACCTGAATGCCCTCTTCTCGGCGCGGCTGGTCGACATCCAGCGCGGCAACCTGACCATCGCCGACGAGCGGGTCACCCAGGTCGAGCAGTTGGAACGTTCGGGCCGCGCGTCGCGCTATGACGTCCTGCGCGCGCGCGTCGAGCGGGCGAACCTCGAACCCTTGCTGCGCCAGGCTGAATCGGACCGAGCGGTGGCGGACCTCGAGTTGCGGCGCCTCCTCGACCTGCCTGCGGACCAACCCATCGCGTTGGCCACCGAGTTGGACGCGGAAACGGTTCGCAGCTTGGCCGCAGCCGCCGTCGCCAACGACCGCGTACCGGGCACGCGTCCCGCCGTGGCCGCCGCCGAGTACACAGTCTCGGCACGTCGCGCGAGCATTCGCGCCGCACGCGCCGACTTGCTGCCGACGTTCAACGCCTCGGTCTCCTTCGGCTACCTCGCGCTGCCATCGGCCAACGGGTTTCCCACGGTCTTCGGGGATCGCGCCTCGTCCTACTGCCCGGCCGGTTCGGACCCCACACGCATCTGCCAGAACAACGGCTGGTTCCCCGACCGTAACATCGGCTTCCAGTTCAGCTGGCCGCTGTTCGACGGCCTGCGCGCCAAGGGACAGATCGACCTCGCCCAGGCCCAGACCAAGACGGCGGAGGCCCAGCTCAAGCAGGCCCGTGAGAACGCCGCAATCGACGTGGCACGCGCACGCGCAGAACTGGAGCGCGCCCGCTCGGTTGCGGCCGCTCGCGAGACCACCGTGCGGGAGGCAGAGGAGGCCTTTGCCCTCGCCCGCCTGCGCGCCGAGCGCGGCGTCGGCACGCAACTCGAAGTCTCCGATGCCCAGCTCGCCCTGCTGACCGCGCGCTCCACCGACGCGCGCGCCTTGATCGACCTCTTCCTTGCCGTGGCCGACCTCGCGCGCGTTCGCGCCGAGCCGATTCCGTTGCCTGACGGCGCCAGTATCACGCTCCGGGAATCCCGCTGA
- a CDS encoding response regulator, translating to MTAPRSSAPGRLTTAMRAMTEPVTRRLLVVDDEESIRSALARFLRARGYDVTTADSGAAALDALSQDSFVAVLSDIRMPEMTGLELVPQALKGDPDLAIVMLTAVNDAPTATEALGLGAMDYLMKPVELGDLAAALERALHKRALAIEQRKVERLIREEVAAQTEELRVERELLNSMVLDTVTALVRAQETKDAFLRGHSDRVADLAASMASTLGLSDDEVEAIRLAGRVMDVGKIGLRESVMNKPGALTPEEFDHVKTHVELSLEILSPIKPLAHVLPAVAHHHEHFDGNGYPEQLSGEDISLGGRILAAADAFDALVSPRAWRAGMKPAEAVKFLGERAGTMLDPKVFEALRANVQGRKTLQFLDSATD from the coding sequence ATGACCGCTCCACGATCCTCGGCCCCCGGCCGGCTCACCACGGCGATGCGCGCCATGACAGAGCCGGTCACGCGCCGCTTGCTCGTCGTGGACGACGAGGAGTCGATTCGGAGCGCCTTGGCGCGATTCCTCCGCGCCCGTGGATACGACGTCACCACAGCCGACTCGGGAGCCGCAGCGCTGGACGCACTGAGCCAGGACAGCTTCGTTGCGGTGCTCTCCGACATCCGGATGCCCGAGATGACTGGGCTCGAGCTTGTGCCGCAGGCCCTGAAGGGCGACCCGGACCTCGCCATCGTGATGCTCACTGCCGTCAACGATGCACCCACCGCGACGGAGGCCCTCGGCCTTGGCGCGATGGACTACCTGATGAAGCCCGTCGAGCTCGGCGATCTCGCTGCCGCGCTCGAGCGCGCGCTGCACAAGCGCGCCCTCGCCATCGAGCAACGCAAGGTCGAACGGCTCATCCGCGAGGAGGTCGCCGCCCAGACGGAGGAGCTCCGCGTCGAGCGCGAGTTGCTCAACTCGATGGTGCTCGACACCGTCACGGCCCTCGTCCGCGCACAGGAAACGAAGGACGCCTTCCTGCGGGGGCACTCCGACCGCGTGGCCGACCTCGCCGCCTCGATGGCCTCAACCCTCGGCCTCTCCGATGACGAGGTTGAGGCCATTCGCCTCGCCGGCCGTGTGATGGACGTCGGCAAGATCGGCTTGCGTGAGTCGGTGATGAACAAGCCCGGGGCGCTCACCCCGGAAGAGTTCGACCACGTGAAGACGCACGTCGAGCTGAGCCTGGAGATTCTCTCGCCTATCAAGCCCCTGGCGCACGTTCTCCCGGCCGTCGCCCATCACCACGAGCACTTCGACGGCAACGGCTACCCCGAACAGCTCTCCGGCGAGGACATCTCCCTGGGCGGCCGCATCCTCGCTGCCGCCGACGCCTTTGACGCGCTGGTCTCGCCGCGCGCATGGCGCGCCGGCATGAAGCCCGCCGAGGCCGTCAAGTTCCTCGGGGAGCGCGCCGGAACGATGCTCGACCCCAAGGTCTTTGAGGCGCTCCGGGCGAATGTCCAGGGGCGGAAGACCCTGCAGTTCCTGGACTCCGCCACCGACTGA
- a CDS encoding glutamine synthetase: protein MAQKSPAVPSDLSGATAKDILGLAESQGVRFLRLQFTDILGINKNVEVPASQFAKALAGDILFDGSSIEGFVRVEESDQLLKPDFSTFRVFPWGDPAQRVARVICDVANPEGEAFAGDPRQVLKRQVARAAKLGYVMNAGMEAEFFLFRPASDGGAATLTHDVGGYFDLAPMDRGEDARRAIVGVLEQLGFEVEAAHHEVAHGQHEIDFRYADALTTADNIATFRFVVKHVAQQFGLVASFMPKPVFGQNGSGMHTHQSLFVKGENSFFDAKGEFELSSVAHHYIGGLLKHARGMCAITNPLVNSYKRLVPGYEAPVNVAWSMHNRSPLIRVPARRGTGTRVELRSPDPAANPYLALAVMLAAGLDGIATEATSREPVNENIWEMSHRERRRLRIDDLPRDLNEACDELEKDAEICEALGPHVTQHFLAAKREEWRDYISQVSAWELERYLAKY from the coding sequence ATGGCTCAGAAGTCCCCAGCGGTTCCCAGCGACCTCAGCGGCGCCACGGCGAAGGACATCCTCGGCCTCGCCGAGTCGCAAGGCGTGCGCTTTCTCCGACTGCAGTTCACCGACATCCTCGGCATCAACAAGAACGTCGAAGTGCCGGCGTCGCAGTTCGCCAAGGCCCTGGCGGGCGACATCCTCTTCGATGGCTCGTCCATCGAGGGTTTCGTGCGCGTCGAGGAATCCGACCAGTTGCTGAAGCCGGACTTCTCGACCTTCCGCGTGTTTCCCTGGGGTGATCCGGCGCAGCGCGTGGCGCGTGTGATCTGCGACGTGGCGAATCCGGAGGGCGAGGCCTTCGCCGGTGATCCCCGCCAGGTGCTCAAGCGGCAGGTCGCCCGCGCCGCCAAGCTCGGCTACGTGATGAACGCGGGGATGGAAGCCGAGTTCTTCCTGTTCCGTCCAGCCAGCGATGGAGGGGCGGCGACGCTGACGCACGACGTGGGCGGTTATTTCGATTTGGCGCCGATGGATCGTGGCGAGGATGCGCGTCGCGCCATCGTTGGCGTGCTCGAGCAGCTCGGCTTTGAGGTGGAGGCCGCACACCACGAGGTGGCGCACGGCCAGCACGAGATCGACTTCCGGTACGCCGACGCGCTGACCACGGCCGACAACATCGCGACGTTCCGCTTCGTGGTGAAGCACGTGGCGCAGCAGTTCGGGCTGGTCGCGTCGTTCATGCCGAAGCCCGTCTTTGGGCAGAACGGCAGCGGCATGCACACGCACCAATCGCTGTTCGTGAAGGGCGAGAACTCGTTCTTCGATGCAAAGGGCGAGTTCGAGCTCTCGAGCGTGGCCCACCACTACATCGGTGGGTTGCTCAAGCACGCGCGCGGGATGTGCGCCATCACGAACCCACTGGTGAATTCGTACAAGCGCCTCGTGCCCGGCTACGAAGCCCCGGTGAACGTGGCCTGGTCGATGCACAACCGCTCGCCGCTCATCCGTGTGCCGGCACGTCGCGGCACGGGCACGCGTGTGGAGTTGCGGTCGCCCGACCCGGCGGCCAATCCGTACCTCGCGCTCGCGGTGATGCTGGCGGCGGGTCTCGACGGCATTGCGACCGAAGCCACCAGTCGCGAGCCGGTGAACGAGAACATCTGGGAGATGAGCCACCGCGAACGGCGGCGGCTGCGCATCGACGACCTCCCACGCGACCTCAACGAGGCCTGCGATGAGCTGGAGAAGGACGCGGAGATTTGCGAGGCGCTGGGTCCGCACGTGACGCAGCACTTCCTGGCCGCGAAGCGCGAAGAGTGGCGCGACTACATCTCGCAGGTCTCGGCCTGGGAGCTGGAGCGCTACCTCGCCAAGTATTGA
- a CDS encoding FKBP-type peptidyl-prolyl cis-trans isomerase: MRPGVRLSLAALVTALLAAACSAAGSTPAPGEDPLLTTTYGIEAEVLPDQLTRHPRGFLYRDILAGSGAGGTAGRWVQVSYVVRLADGREVDRAEPESPLRFRVGDGSMIPALDIAVREMQVGGVRQLVIPPRLAYGARGRGPVPPNAILVMIARLERVE; the protein is encoded by the coding sequence ATGCGTCCCGGTGTTCGATTGAGTCTCGCAGCGCTGGTGACCGCCCTGCTCGCTGCTGCCTGCAGCGCCGCCGGCAGCACGCCGGCCCCCGGCGAGGATCCGCTGCTCACGACTACCTACGGGATTGAAGCCGAGGTGCTGCCGGACCAGCTGACGAGGCACCCGCGCGGCTTCTTGTATCGCGACATCCTCGCAGGGTCAGGCGCCGGCGGTACGGCGGGCCGCTGGGTGCAGGTTTCGTACGTGGTGCGCTTGGCTGACGGGCGCGAGGTCGATCGCGCCGAACCCGAGTCCCCGCTGCGGTTCCGTGTCGGGGACGGCTCGATGATTCCCGCGCTGGATATCGCCGTGCGTGAAATGCAGGTCGGTGGGGTGCGGCAGCTGGTGATCCCACCGCGCCTGGCCTACGGCGCACGCGGTCGGGGGCCAGTGCCGCCCAATGCGATTCTCGTGATGATCGCGCGTTTGGAACGCGTGGAGTGA
- a CDS encoding DUF2207 domain-containing protein → MRLLPLAFAVLLVAAPAHAQQRALRWPSIDITAHLDADGRLRVEERQTIRLSGNWNGPERRFSVPFGQKLTLTGFTRTDPSTGSSTPMRLGELDAVNEYRWMEGPVLRWRSRLPSDPPHRDDTLIYTIELLYERVLQLDDDGGYVLAHDFAFADRNEPIEHFTVALTVDPAFSTPADFTGRYEAGPLSPGRGYVVRVPLTVRAGHQPRSVVRGASPLARQALGGAVVAIFVLLLLRLVALERRNGRFAASPTRGEITREWLDREVFAYPPEVVGTAWDDSTSAPEVAATIARLIADGKMRSEVKQETMWIFKRDDLQLELLVPRKELSAHDRVLIDALFSSGSSVTSTAKVRERYKSTGFDPAALITPGIKQRLDATVGLGGTVPAPRKLPTFLLFVAGLAVIVAGVVLQVTDVLALAGVAACIGVYVLIAIQAAFWQRRVERPALHLALRVAGPLLAAGLAFSAFLAGEFAPVSAVGLLGLSIVACALALSVTNIARARQDPRRLAVRKRLAAARRVFADELRKPQPALLDSWFPWVLAFGLGRQADVWFKAFGAAGSGHNFGHHTHSDSFGSGGRSGAGGWSGFGGGGGFAGAGSSASFAAAIGGMAASVPSPSSSGSSGGGGGGGGGSSGGGGGGGW, encoded by the coding sequence GTGCGCCTTCTTCCGCTCGCCTTCGCCGTCCTCTTGGTCGCAGCGCCTGCCCACGCGCAGCAGCGCGCGCTGCGTTGGCCGTCCATCGACATCACCGCCCACCTGGACGCCGACGGGCGACTGCGCGTCGAGGAACGGCAGACCATCCGGCTCTCGGGCAATTGGAACGGTCCGGAGCGCCGCTTCAGCGTGCCGTTCGGGCAGAAGCTTACGCTCACCGGCTTCACGCGCACGGATCCCAGCACGGGCAGCAGCACGCCGATGCGGCTCGGCGAGCTCGACGCCGTCAATGAATACCGGTGGATGGAGGGCCCGGTGCTGCGCTGGCGCAGTCGATTGCCGTCGGACCCGCCGCACCGCGACGACACGCTCATCTACACCATCGAGTTGCTCTACGAGCGCGTGCTGCAGCTGGATGACGACGGGGGATATGTCCTTGCCCACGACTTTGCCTTCGCCGACCGCAATGAGCCGATCGAGCACTTCACCGTCGCGCTGACGGTCGATCCCGCCTTCAGTACGCCGGCGGACTTCACGGGTCGCTATGAGGCGGGACCGCTGTCGCCGGGCCGTGGCTACGTGGTCCGTGTGCCGCTGACGGTGCGCGCCGGTCACCAACCGCGCTCCGTCGTGCGCGGTGCTTCGCCCCTTGCGCGACAGGCACTCGGCGGCGCGGTCGTCGCGATCTTCGTGCTCTTGCTGCTGCGATTGGTCGCGCTTGAACGACGGAACGGGCGATTCGCCGCGAGTCCGACGCGAGGGGAGATCACCCGCGAATGGCTCGACCGCGAGGTCTTCGCGTATCCGCCTGAAGTCGTTGGCACGGCCTGGGACGACTCAACGTCGGCGCCCGAAGTAGCGGCGACTATCGCGCGGCTGATCGCCGACGGCAAGATGCGCAGCGAGGTCAAGCAGGAGACGATGTGGATCTTCAAGCGCGATGACCTGCAGTTGGAGCTGCTGGTGCCACGCAAGGAGCTCTCCGCGCACGACCGCGTGCTCATCGATGCGCTGTTCTCGTCGGGCAGCAGTGTGACGAGTACGGCCAAGGTTCGCGAGCGCTACAAGAGCACTGGCTTCGATCCCGCCGCATTGATCACGCCGGGCATCAAGCAGCGGCTTGATGCCACCGTCGGGCTGGGCGGCACGGTGCCTGCGCCGCGTAAGCTGCCCACCTTCCTGCTCTTCGTGGCCGGCCTGGCGGTGATCGTCGCGGGCGTCGTACTACAGGTGACGGACGTCCTCGCCTTGGCCGGCGTCGCTGCCTGTATCGGCGTGTATGTGCTCATCGCGATCCAGGCCGCGTTCTGGCAACGGCGTGTCGAGCGTCCCGCACTACACCTCGCACTGCGGGTCGCGGGCCCGTTGCTCGCTGCGGGCCTCGCGTTCTCGGCGTTCCTGGCCGGCGAGTTCGCGCCCGTGAGCGCCGTCGGACTTCTGGGGCTCTCCATCGTCGCCTGTGCACTCGCGCTGAGCGTCACGAACATCGCCCGCGCACGCCAGGATCCCCGGCGGCTTGCCGTGCGCAAGCGGCTCGCTGCGGCGCGGCGTGTGTTCGCCGACGAGCTGCGGAAGCCGCAGCCGGCCTTGCTCGACTCCTGGTTCCCCTGGGTCCTCGCCTTCGGGCTCGGGCGCCAGGCGGATGTCTGGTTCAAGGCCTTTGGCGCTGCAGGCTCAGGACACAACTTCGGGCACCACACACACTCGGATTCCTTCGGCAGCGGCGGCCGCTCGGGCGCGGGAGGATGGAGCGGCTTTGGCGGTGGCGGCGGCTTCGCGGGTGCCGGATCCAGCGCTTCGTTCGCGGCCGCTATCGGCGGAATGGCGGCATCGGTGCCGAGCCCAAGTTCCTCAGGCTCGAGCGGAGGTGGAGGCGGAGGCGGCGGCGGAAGCTCAGGCGGGGGTGGCGGCGGCGGCTGGTAG
- a CDS encoding MATE family efflux transporter has protein sequence MRDPMAAGKSPKSFDRSIVEGPIAAAVWKLAWPTVLGNVIGGLQGVVDHAMVGHYVGYTGNAAIGVSLQIFLVVVVFVMSLYTGMGVLVARFAGANDPAKVNHVVYQAVVATVVLAVAILAPVGWLLAPSLLALVRAAPEVQLEALPYLRLMFLGNIGMMSFFLLSGALRAAGDAQTPLRLGAAMTALNIVCNVILIRGLGPIPAYGTMGAAMGTLIAGIVVGAVGFWLMLSGRLVIHWPREMSRRVDWPTIRELFRFGLPAGLQGIAMNVAGVFLLRFIGSLRQSAEAQAAYAVAYTELFSLVTWTSVGLMGAAAAVAGQNLGAQKPERVAQAVRIASTYGVGIAVVVGTLFLLVPEALLAVFGMTDAVSVAIATELMGWLAVSGLFVSTALTYTGGLQGTGDTKGPLYISIISQIVVPLGLLSVLQMQGPLEPVDIWRAIVLGHLTRGALSVLRFRRGAWKGIEIGKGVAG, from the coding sequence GTGCGGGACCCCATGGCCGCCGGAAAATCCCCCAAGAGCTTCGATCGCTCGATCGTCGAAGGCCCGATTGCGGCTGCCGTCTGGAAGCTGGCGTGGCCGACCGTGCTGGGGAACGTGATTGGCGGCCTGCAGGGCGTGGTGGACCACGCCATGGTCGGCCACTACGTGGGCTACACGGGCAACGCGGCCATCGGTGTGTCGCTGCAGATCTTTCTTGTGGTCGTGGTCTTCGTGATGTCGCTGTACACCGGTATGGGGGTGCTCGTGGCGCGCTTCGCCGGCGCCAACGACCCCGCGAAGGTGAACCACGTCGTGTACCAAGCGGTGGTCGCCACGGTCGTGCTGGCGGTGGCGATCCTCGCACCGGTGGGCTGGCTATTGGCGCCGTCGCTCCTCGCCCTGGTGCGGGCAGCGCCGGAGGTGCAACTCGAGGCGCTGCCCTACCTGCGCCTGATGTTCCTCGGCAACATCGGCATGATGTCGTTCTTCCTGTTGAGCGGCGCGCTGCGCGCGGCAGGTGACGCGCAGACGCCGTTGCGACTCGGTGCCGCGATGACGGCGCTCAACATCGTCTGCAACGTGATCCTCATCCGCGGGCTCGGACCGATTCCCGCCTACGGTACGATGGGCGCGGCGATGGGCACCTTGATTGCCGGCATCGTGGTGGGAGCTGTCGGATTCTGGTTGATGCTCAGCGGGCGCTTGGTGATTCACTGGCCACGCGAGATGTCGCGACGCGTGGACTGGCCGACGATCCGCGAGCTCTTCCGCTTCGGTCTGCCGGCGGGTCTGCAGGGGATTGCGATGAACGTGGCGGGTGTGTTCCTGCTGCGCTTCATCGGGTCGCTGCGGCAGAGTGCCGAGGCGCAGGCGGCGTATGCCGTGGCATATACGGAGCTGTTCTCGCTGGTGACCTGGACCTCGGTGGGTCTGATGGGGGCCGCCGCCGCGGTGGCGGGCCAGAACCTCGGGGCCCAGAAGCCGGAACGTGTGGCGCAGGCGGTGCGCATCGCCTCCACCTACGGTGTGGGGATCGCCGTGGTGGTTGGCACGCTGTTCCTGCTCGTGCCCGAGGCGCTGCTGGCGGTGTTCGGCATGACGGATGCTGTCAGCGTCGCCATCGCGACCGAACTGATGGGTTGGCTGGCTGTGTCTGGGCTGTTTGTCTCGACGGCGCTGACCTACACGGGTGGGCTGCAGGGCACGGGTGACACCAAGGGGCCGCTGTACATCTCGATCATCTCGCAGATTGTCGTGCCGCTCGGGCTGTTGTCCGTGTTGCAGATGCAGGGACCGTTGGAGCCGGTGGACATTTGGCGCGCGATCGTGCTGGGTCATCTCACGCGCGGTGCGCTGAGCGTGTTGCGGTTCCGGCGTGGGGCCTGGAAGGGCATCGAGATCGGGAAGGGCGTCGCCGGATAG
- a CDS encoding SET domain-containing protein-lysine N-methyltransferase, which yields MKICVLQPDYSTSTVDYRHYDPPRDLRPLAPGHEVHHESLHKLSTYAQLRALAGQGFDVFVNLCEGYLEWDVPSIDVIHALEALDLPYTGASARLYDPPKPVMKYVAHSAGIATPRHVVLGAGDDAAQATRRAGLRYPLFVKPAKAGDSLGIDEHSCVADEQGLLLQVERVRPEHPELLIEEYIAGREFTVLVVGDPTESGKGTALAPIEYRFPADIGFKSYALKTSELHPDANVRVTEPAVRDALRAAAEAVFRGFDGTGYARMDFRMDAAGTLYFLEVNFTCSVFYPRGWEGSADHILALDGLGQAGFLMRIIAEGRARHARRRRAYVLRGDSIAGYGIVATRALAPGDIVFRGEERAQRIVTRRHVDERWNASDRALFDRYAYPLSDEVSIIWDREPEEWAPQNHSCEPNTAYDGLNVVARRAIPVGEELTLDYADFLDDSAEPFDCACGSARCRGRIVGTASNSVTAREHARRHAS from the coding sequence TTGAAGATCTGCGTCCTGCAGCCGGACTACTCCACCTCGACGGTGGACTATCGCCACTACGACCCTCCACGTGACCTGCGCCCGCTCGCACCCGGCCACGAGGTGCACCACGAGTCGCTGCACAAGCTGAGCACCTACGCGCAGCTGCGCGCACTGGCCGGGCAGGGGTTCGACGTCTTCGTGAACCTCTGCGAGGGCTACCTCGAGTGGGACGTGCCGTCCATCGACGTCATCCACGCACTCGAGGCCCTGGACCTGCCGTACACGGGCGCATCGGCTCGGCTCTACGACCCACCGAAGCCGGTGATGAAGTACGTCGCGCACTCGGCGGGCATCGCGACGCCGCGACACGTCGTGCTGGGTGCCGGTGATGACGCGGCGCAGGCCACGCGGCGCGCCGGTCTCCGCTATCCGCTCTTCGTGAAGCCCGCGAAGGCCGGCGACAGCCTGGGCATCGACGAGCACTCCTGCGTGGCGGACGAACAGGGTCTACTGCTGCAGGTCGAGCGGGTCCGGCCCGAGCATCCGGAGTTGCTGATCGAGGAGTACATCGCGGGTCGCGAGTTCACGGTGCTGGTGGTCGGAGACCCCACCGAGTCCGGCAAGGGCACGGCGCTCGCGCCGATCGAGTATCGCTTCCCGGCGGACATCGGGTTCAAGAGCTACGCGCTGAAGACAAGCGAGTTGCATCCCGACGCCAACGTCCGCGTGACCGAGCCCGCCGTCCGCGATGCGCTGCGTGCCGCGGCGGAGGCGGTGTTTCGCGGCTTCGACGGCACGGGATATGCGAGAATGGACTTTCGCATGGACGCCGCCGGCACGCTGTACTTCCTCGAGGTCAACTTCACCTGCTCGGTCTTCTATCCACGCGGATGGGAAGGCTCGGCGGACCACATCCTCGCGCTCGATGGGTTGGGCCAGGCCGGCTTCCTGATGCGCATCATCGCTGAGGGCCGGGCGCGGCACGCGCGCCGTCGGCGCGCGTACGTGCTGCGGGGCGACTCCATCGCGGGCTATGGGATCGTCGCTACGCGTGCGCTGGCGCCCGGCGACATCGTGTTTCGCGGCGAGGAGCGCGCGCAGCGCATCGTGACGCGGCGGCACGTGGACGAGCGCTGGAACGCCTCGGACCGCGCACTGTTCGATCGCTACGCGTATCCGCTAAGCGACGAGGTCTCCATCATCTGGGACCGTGAACCCGAGGAATGGGCCCCGCAGAACCATTCCTGCGAGCCCAACACGGCGTATGACGGGCTAAATGTCGTCGCGCGCCGCGCGATCCCGGTCGGTGAGGAGCTGACACTGGACTACGCGGACTTCCTCGACGATAGTGCGGAGCCATTCGACTGCGCCTGCGGCTCCGCGCGCTGTCGAGGGCGCATCGTCGGGACCGCTTCCAACTCGGTGACGGCGCGGGAGCACGCGCGCCGCCACGCCTCGTAG